In Anaerostipes hadrus ATCC 29173 = JCM 17467, a single genomic region encodes these proteins:
- the cmk gene encoding (d)CMP kinase — protein MYSIAIDGPAGAGKSTIAKTIAKKLEFIYVDTGAMYRAMALYFIRHEIDPKDEEAINKACPDIHVSINYEDGVQQVLLNGENVNGLIRTEEVGNMASKTSAYKMVRATLLDLQRDLAKTANILMDGRDIGTNVLPNADLKIYLTASSKVRAERRYKELVEKGVEADFDKIEEDIIIRDRQDMEREIAPLKQAEDAVLVDSSDMTIEEVVDAIVAEFEKVK, from the coding sequence ATGTATAGTATTGCGATTGATGGACCAGCAGGAGCAGGAAAAAGCACGATTGCAAAAACAATTGCAAAGAAATTAGAATTTATTTATGTGGATACAGGAGCAATGTACCGTGCGATGGCTCTTTATTTCATCAGACATGAGATCGATCCAAAGGATGAAGAGGCAATCAACAAAGCATGTCCAGATATTCATGTAAGTATCAACTATGAAGATGGAGTGCAGCAGGTGTTATTAAACGGGGAAAATGTAAATGGACTGATCCGTACCGAGGAAGTTGGAAATATGGCTTCGAAGACATCTGCATATAAAATGGTAAGAGCAACACTATTAGATCTTCAGAGAGATCTTGCCAAGACGGCTAATATCTTAATGGATGGAAGAGATATCGGAACAAACGTACTGCCAAATGCCGATTTAAAGATTTATTTAACTGCATCATCTAAAGTAAGAGCCGAGCGCCGCTACAAAGAATTGGTAGAAAAAGGTGTAGAGGCTGATTTCGATAAGATTGAGGAAGATATCATTATCCGTGACCGTCAGGATATGGAACGTGAGATCGCACCGCTAAAACAGGCAGAAGATGCAGTGCTGGTTGATTCTTCTGATATGACGATCGAAGAAGTTGTTGATGCGATCGTTGCAGAATTTGAAAAAGTAAAATAA
- a CDS encoding bifunctional 4-hydroxy-3-methylbut-2-enyl diphosphate reductase/30S ribosomal protein S1 — protein sequence MEVILAKTAGFCFGVKRAVDTVYKEAGKKNVYTYGPIIHNSEVVNDLKKKGVEVINSREELEALEEGTVIIRSHGVAREIYDLIHEKGLELVDATCPFVRKIHKIVEKAGNDGDQVIIVGSEHHPEVQGIKGWCTGEVHIISDAEQFEGINLNKPTTLVSQTTFNYKKFQDLVEILNKKGYDIGVCNTICNATEERQLEAKSIAKGVDAMVVIGDKQSSNSQKLYEISKKECENTFFVQTLRDLDLKLFESTGKVGITAGASTPQKIIKEVHASMTEKSFEELLEESFVTIHNGEVVKGTVIDVKPDEIILNIGYKADGILTRSEYSNDSANVDLTTVAKVGDTMETKVLKVNDGEGQVLLTYKRLAAEKGNKRLEEAFENKEVLKAPVAQVLDGGLSVLIEEARVFIPASLVSDSYERDLKKYEGQEIEFVISEFNPRKRRVIGDRKQLLVAAKKEKQKELFEKIEAGMKVEGVVKNVTDFGAFIDLGGADGLLHISEMSWGRVENPKKVFNIGDKVTVLIKDIQGEKIALSLKFPEENPWLKAEEKYKVGSVVTGKVARMTDFGAFVELESGIDALLHVSQIAKEHIDKPSDVLSVGQEIEAKVVDFKKDDKKISLSMKALANEEEKTEE from the coding sequence ATGGAAGTTATTTTAGCAAAAACAGCAGGGTTTTGTTTTGGCGTGAAGCGTGCTGTTGACACTGTATATAAAGAAGCAGGAAAGAAAAATGTATACACATACGGGCCGATCATTCACAATTCAGAGGTTGTTAATGATCTGAAGAAAAAGGGCGTGGAAGTGATCAATTCCAGAGAAGAATTAGAAGCTTTGGAAGAAGGAACGGTTATCATACGTTCCCATGGAGTTGCGAGAGAAATTTATGATCTGATCCATGAAAAAGGATTGGAATTAGTTGATGCAACATGTCCATTTGTCAGAAAGATCCATAAGATCGTAGAGAAAGCGGGCAACGATGGTGATCAGGTGATCATCGTTGGAAGTGAGCACCACCCAGAAGTTCAGGGAATCAAAGGATGGTGTACTGGAGAAGTGCATATTATCTCAGATGCAGAGCAGTTTGAAGGGATCAATCTTAACAAGCCGACGACTCTTGTATCACAAACGACATTTAATTACAAGAAATTTCAAGATTTAGTTGAAATTCTGAATAAAAAGGGTTATGATATAGGAGTATGTAATACAATATGTAATGCCACGGAAGAGCGTCAACTGGAAGCAAAGTCTATCGCTAAGGGTGTAGATGCAATGGTTGTGATCGGAGATAAGCAAAGCTCCAACAGCCAGAAGTTATATGAGATTAGTAAGAAAGAGTGTGAGAACACCTTTTTTGTGCAGACACTTAGAGACCTGGATTTGAAACTTTTTGAATCGACTGGTAAGGTAGGTATTACAGCGGGGGCCTCAACCCCACAGAAAATTATCAAGGAGGTTCATGCTAGCATGACAGAAAAGAGTTTTGAAGAATTATTAGAGGAAAGTTTTGTGACAATTCACAACGGAGAGGTAGTGAAAGGTACAGTTATCGATGTGAAACCAGATGAGATCATCTTAAACATCGGATACAAAGCAGATGGTATCTTAACAAGAAGTGAATACTCTAATGATTCAGCCAACGTAGATTTAACAACTGTTGCTAAAGTTGGTGATACTATGGAGACTAAGGTATTAAAAGTGAATGATGGAGAAGGACAGGTTCTTCTTACTTATAAGAGATTAGCAGCTGAAAAAGGAAACAAACGTTTAGAAGAAGCTTTCGAGAATAAAGAAGTCTTAAAAGCACCTGTAGCTCAGGTTTTAGATGGTGGATTAAGCGTACTGATCGAAGAAGCACGTGTATTCATCCCTGCAAGCTTAGTTTCTGATTCTTATGAAAGAGACTTAAAGAAATACGAAGGACAGGAAATCGAATTCGTTATCAGCGAGTTCAACCCTCGTAAGAGAAGAGTCATCGGAGACCGCAAACAGTTATTAGTAGCTGCTAAGAAAGAAAAACAGAAAGAATTATTCGAGAAGATCGAAGCAGGAATGAAAGTAGAAGGAGTTGTTAAGAATGTAACAGACTTCGGTGCATTCATCGATTTAGGTGGAGCAGACGGACTTCTTCACATTTCTGAAATGTCTTGGGGACGTGTTGAAAACCCTAAGAAGGTCTTCAATATTGGAGATAAAGTAACAGTTCTGATCAAGGATATTCAGGGAGAAAAGATTGCATTAAGCTTAAAATTCCCAGAAGAGAATCCATGGTTAAAAGCAGAAGAGAAATACAAAGTAGGAAGTGTTGTAACAGGTAAAGTTGCACGTATGACAGATTTCGGAGCATTCGTTGAGTTAGAATCAGGAATCGATGCACTTCTTCACGTTTCTCAGATCGCAAAAGAACATATCGACAAACCATCTGACGTATTAAGCGTTGGACAGGAAATCGAAGCTAAAGTAGTTGACTTCAAGAAAGACGATAAGAAGATCAGCTTAAGTATGAAAGCATTAGCTAACGAAGAAGAAAAAACAGAAGAATAA
- a CDS encoding pyruvate carboxylase, with amino-acid sequence MTMELKKFKKVLVANRGEIAIRVFRALNELGITTVGVFSKEDRYALFRSKADESYQLNPDKGPIDAYLDINTIIRIAKEKNVDAIHPGYGFLSENPDFVDACEKNGITFIGPSSSLMRKMGDKISSKQMAIEADVPIIPGVDHAVHGLEEVTKIANQVGYPVMLKASNGGGGRGMRIVHSAEEMPKEYAEARDESKKAFGDDQIFVEKYLKSPKHIEVQIIGDQYGHVVHLYDRDCSVQRRHQKVVEYAPAFSVPEEVRQQIFEASIRLAKHVGYKNAGTLEFLVDADNNAYFIEMNPRVQVEHTITEMVTGIDIVQTQVLVAEGYSLDSEEIGIGSQEEVTCNGYSIQTRITTEDPMNNFLPDTGKITVYRSGAGNGIRLDGGNAYAGAEITPYYDSLLVKAISHDRTFGRAVDKSIRVLKEIRIRGVKTNIPFLINVLNNETFREGRCYTTFIEETPELFLLPESQDRATKILEFLGNKMVNVQKAVLDKPDFEARILPKYDTEKKIYGSRDKFLEMGAKDFTQSLLNEKRLLITDTTMRDAQQSLMATRMRTKDLIGASDATNAFMENAFSVEAWGGATYDTAYRFLKESPWKRLKLLRQHMPNTLIQMLLRASNAVGYSNYPDNVVKKFIEEASQKGVDVFRIFDSLNWVENMKMPIETALKTGKIVEGTICYTGDITDPNETKYTLDYYVKKAKELESLGVHIFTIKDMAGLVKPYAAKKLISALKEELNIPVNLHTHDSTGNGVSTLLMASEAGLDIADCAIGSMSSMTSNPCMNSLVEALKGTERDTGLNPDELTELSQYYARIRPIYKQFESGMDAPNTEIYKYEIPGGQYSNLLAQVKEMGAAEDFEEIKGLYKDANQLLGNIVKVTPSSKVVGDFAIFMFKNGLTKENILEVGKDLSYPDSVVEYFEGMIGQPEGGFPEELQKIVLKDKKPIDVRPGSLLPDEDFDYIAKGLKENFYTENMEDPDVLSQKTLSYALYPKVYEDYCRHFEAYNDVTGLESHVYFYGLRKGEETTLKLDEGKYLIIKFIDMTEPDEDGYRLLDFEVNGSIREIKVLDKNLEVKTDRRVKADKSNPAHLGSTIPGTVGKVLVNEGDEVTVNMPLMTVEAMKMETTVVSTVNGKVDKIYVKEGEQVNQEDLLISFEIDE; translated from the coding sequence ATGACCATGGAATTAAAGAAGTTTAAAAAAGTATTGGTTGCAAACCGTGGTGAGATTGCGATCCGAGTTTTCCGAGCTTTAAATGAACTTGGAATTACAACGGTTGGTGTCTTTTCAAAAGAAGACCGTTATGCCTTATTCCGTTCTAAAGCTGATGAATCTTATCAGTTGAATCCGGACAAAGGACCAATCGATGCCTATCTTGACATCAATACGATCATTCGTATTGCAAAAGAGAAGAACGTAGATGCAATTCATCCAGGTTATGGATTTTTATCAGAGAATCCTGACTTTGTAGATGCCTGTGAGAAGAATGGAATCACATTTATCGGACCATCCTCAAGCTTAATGCGTAAGATGGGAGATAAGATTTCTTCCAAACAGATGGCAATTGAAGCTGATGTTCCAATCATTCCTGGTGTAGACCATGCGGTTCACGGACTGGAAGAAGTGACTAAGATTGCGAACCAAGTTGGATATCCTGTAATGTTAAAGGCTTCCAATGGTGGTGGAGGACGTGGAATGCGTATCGTTCATTCAGCCGAAGAGATGCCAAAAGAATATGCAGAAGCAAGAGATGAATCCAAGAAAGCATTTGGAGACGATCAGATTTTCGTTGAAAAATACTTAAAGAGTCCAAAACATATCGAGGTTCAGATCATTGGTGACCAGTATGGACATGTTGTTCATTTATATGACCGTGACTGCTCTGTACAGAGAAGACATCAGAAGGTTGTAGAATATGCACCAGCATTCAGCGTGCCAGAAGAAGTAAGACAGCAGATTTTTGAAGCATCTATCCGTCTTGCAAAACATGTAGGATATAAGAATGCTGGAACATTAGAGTTCCTGGTAGATGCAGATAATAATGCATACTTTATCGAGATGAACCCTCGTGTACAGGTAGAACATACGATCACAGAGATGGTAACAGGAATCGATATCGTACAGACACAGGTTCTTGTAGCAGAAGGATATTCTTTAGATTCTGAAGAGATCGGTATTGGATCTCAGGAGGAAGTGACATGTAATGGATACTCTATTCAGACACGTATCACAACAGAAGATCCAATGAATAACTTCCTGCCAGACACAGGTAAGATCACGGTATATCGTTCTGGAGCTGGTAACGGTATTCGATTAGATGGTGGTAACGCATATGCAGGAGCAGAGATTACACCATACTATGACAGCTTATTGGTAAAAGCGATCTCTCATGATCGTACATTTGGAAGAGCGGTTGACAAATCTATCCGTGTATTAAAAGAGATTCGTATTCGTGGAGTTAAGACAAATATCCCATTCTTGATCAATGTATTAAATAATGAGACATTCCGTGAGGGAAGATGCTATACAACATTTATTGAAGAAACGCCAGAATTATTCTTACTTCCAGAAAGTCAGGACAGAGCAACAAAGATCCTTGAATTTTTAGGAAATAAGATGGTGAATGTGCAGAAAGCCGTTCTTGACAAACCAGATTTTGAAGCAAGAATTCTTCCAAAGTATGATACAGAGAAGAAGATTTATGGTTCCAGAGACAAGTTCTTAGAGATGGGAGCTAAAGACTTCACACAGAGCCTGTTAAATGAGAAGAGATTACTGATCACAGATACAACAATGCGTGATGCACAGCAGTCTTTAATGGCAACACGTATGAGAACAAAAGATCTGATCGGAGCATCTGATGCGACAAACGCATTTATGGAGAATGCATTCTCTGTAGAGGCATGGGGTGGGGCTACTTATGATACAGCTTATCGTTTCTTAAAAGAGTCTCCATGGAAGAGATTAAAATTATTAAGACAACATATGCCAAATACATTGATCCAGATGTTACTTCGAGCATCCAATGCTGTAGGATACAGCAACTATCCAGATAATGTTGTTAAGAAATTCATCGAAGAAGCATCACAAAAAGGTGTAGATGTGTTCCGTATTTTCGACAGCTTAAACTGGGTTGAGAATATGAAGATGCCGATCGAGACAGCATTAAAGACAGGTAAGATCGTAGAAGGAACGATCTGCTACACAGGAGATATCACAGATCCAAACGAGACAAAATATACATTAGATTACTATGTAAAGAAAGCCAAAGAATTAGAAAGCTTAGGTGTTCATATCTTTACGATCAAAGATATGGCAGGTCTTGTAAAACCATATGCAGCGAAGAAACTTATTAGTGCATTAAAAGAAGAATTAAATATTCCAGTTAATCTTCATACACATGATTCTACTGGAAATGGTGTCAGCACATTATTAATGGCATCTGAAGCAGGACTAGATATCGCTGACTGTGCGATTGGTTCTATGAGTTCTATGACAAGTAACCCATGTATGAATTCATTAGTAGAAGCATTAAAAGGAACAGAGCGAGATACAGGACTTAATCCAGATGAATTAACAGAATTAAGTCAGTACTATGCAAGAATCCGTCCAATCTACAAACAGTTTGAGAGCGGAATGGATGCGCCAAATACAGAGATTTACAAATATGAGATTCCAGGTGGACAGTACTCTAATCTGTTAGCACAGGTAAAAGAAATGGGTGCAGCGGAAGACTTTGAAGAGATCAAAGGTTTATATAAAGATGCGAACCAGCTGCTTGGAAATATCGTTAAAGTAACACCATCATCTAAAGTTGTTGGAGACTTTGCGATCTTTATGTTCAAGAATGGATTAACAAAAGAGAATATCTTAGAAGTTGGTAAAGATTTATCTTATCCAGATTCTGTTGTAGAATATTTTGAAGGTATGATCGGACAGCCAGAAGGTGGATTCCCAGAAGAATTACAGAAGATCGTATTAAAAGATAAGAAACCGATTGATGTGCGTCCAGGAAGTTTATTACCAGATGAAGATTTTGATTATATCGCAAAGGGATTAAAAGAAAACTTCTATACAGAGAATATGGAAGATCCAGATGTCTTAAGTCAGAAGACATTAAGCTATGCGTTATATCCAAAAGTATATGAAGATTACTGTAGACATTTTGAGGCTTACAATGATGTAACAGGACTTGAAAGTCACGTATATTTCTATGGATTAAGAAAAGGTGAAGAGACAACACTGAAATTAGATGAAGGTAAATATCTGATCATCAAATTTATCGATATGACAGAGCCTGATGAAGATGGATACCGACTGTTAGACTTTGAAGTAAATGGATCTATCCGTGAGATCAAAGTTCTTGATAAGAATTTAGAGGTTAAGACAGACCGAAGAGTTAAAGCAGATAAATCTAATCCTGCACATCTTGGATCCACAATTCCAGGAACAGTTGGTAAAGTTCTTGTCAATGAAGGTGATGAGGTCACAGTGAATATGCCGCTGATGACAGTTGAAGCTATGAAGATGGAGACAACTGTTGTTTCTACCGTCAATGGTAAAGTTGATAAGATCTATGTCAAAGAAGGAGAACAGGTAAATCAGGAAGATCTGTTAATCTCTTTTGAAATTGATGAATAG
- a CDS encoding ClpP family protease codes for MKDNERQEIEKFGQLQENGIFTMTIIGEIEGHQLSAQNAKTTKYEHMIPALAKVEQDESIKGILILINTIGGDVECGLAIAELIASLSKPTVSLVLGGSHSIGVPLAVAADHSFIVKSATMMIHPVRSSGTFIGVIQSYRNIEKIQDRITTFISDHCKMKKERVEELMLHIGQQVKDVGMILSGEEAVKEGLIDEMGGIKEATDRLIEIINQSENK; via the coding sequence ATGAAAGATAATGAGAGACAAGAAATAGAAAAATTTGGACAGTTGCAGGAAAATGGGATTTTTACAATGACTATCATTGGTGAGATCGAAGGGCATCAGTTATCTGCACAAAATGCAAAGACAACAAAATATGAACATATGATACCGGCTTTAGCAAAGGTTGAGCAGGATGAAAGTATAAAAGGAATCTTAATTTTGATCAATACGATCGGTGGAGATGTAGAATGTGGACTTGCGATCGCAGAGCTTATCGCATCTCTAAGCAAACCAACCGTATCGCTTGTTCTTGGAGGAAGTCATTCGATCGGAGTACCGCTTGCTGTGGCAGCAGATCATTCTTTTATTGTGAAAAGCGCAACAATGATGATTCATCCAGTGAGAAGTTCTGGAACATTTATCGGAGTTATTCAAAGTTATCGTAATATTGAAAAGATTCAAGATCGGATTACGACATTTATTAGTGATCATTGTAAAATGAAAAAGGAAAGAGTTGAAGAATTGATGCTTCATATTGGACAGCAGGTAAAAGATGTTGGTATGATCCTTTCAGGGGAGGAGGCAGTGAAAGAAGGATTGATCGATGAGATGGGTGGAATAAAAGAAGCAACAGACAGATTGATTGAAATAATTAATCAGTCTGAAAATAAATAG
- a CDS encoding 4Fe-4S dicluster domain-containing protein produces MRGIQTPVRNVRRRIFKEIAKFGYEQRNLQDLEDLPYEIIPGEVAKYRDSIYRERAIVGERLRLAMGMSLNPADKPTRITKEIDESNISEKYYEPPLLQVIPSACNECKEKAFIVGEQCQGCMAHPCMEVCPKKAISFKDGYSYIDQEKCIKCGQCKKVCPYGAIYERKRPCANACGVGAIETDYAGRAKINPDKCVSCGMCMVNCPFGAIADKSQIYQLIKAMNEGAEVIAILAPAFVGQFGPKATPNKIKAALFDIGFADVWEVAVGADAGALEEAKHYVQSVATGKLPFLLTSCCPSWSMLGKKYFPEVIDEISNALTPMVATARAARITSPNAKIVFVGPCVAKKLEASRRTVRSEVDFVITFEELAGMFDAKEIDFNTYEKEEELNDAFGAGRGYAVASGVAGAIKACIDEYYPGTEVKIDHVEGLAECKKMLLQAKAGKKKGYLIEGMGCPGGCVAGAGTNIPVVKAQIQVKKFVKEAEDFVPPETAQY; encoded by the coding sequence ATGAGAGGAATACAGACACCAGTTCGGAATGTGAGAAGAAGAATTTTCAAAGAGATCGCAAAGTTTGGCTACGAACAAAGGAACCTACAGGATCTTGAAGATCTTCCATATGAGATCATACCTGGAGAAGTTGCAAAATATCGAGATAGCATTTACAGAGAACGAGCGATCGTAGGTGAGAGATTGAGGCTTGCCATGGGAATGTCATTAAATCCAGCGGATAAACCAACAAGAATTACGAAAGAAATTGATGAGAGCAATATTTCAGAGAAATATTATGAGCCGCCACTTCTTCAGGTAATTCCATCTGCATGCAATGAATGTAAGGAGAAGGCATTTATTGTAGGAGAGCAGTGCCAGGGATGCATGGCACATCCGTGTATGGAAGTTTGTCCGAAGAAGGCAATTAGTTTTAAGGATGGATATTCTTATATCGATCAGGAAAAATGTATCAAATGTGGACAATGTAAAAAGGTTTGTCCATATGGTGCGATTTATGAAAGAAAACGTCCTTGTGCAAATGCCTGTGGGGTTGGAGCGATTGAAACAGATTATGCAGGAAGAGCTAAGATCAATCCAGATAAATGTGTTTCTTGTGGTATGTGTATGGTAAATTGTCCGTTTGGAGCAATTGCAGATAAATCCCAGATTTACCAGTTGATCAAGGCAATGAACGAAGGTGCGGAAGTGATCGCGATCTTAGCACCTGCATTTGTCGGACAATTTGGACCAAAAGCAACGCCAAATAAGATTAAAGCTGCACTTTTTGATATTGGGTTTGCAGATGTGTGGGAAGTTGCAGTTGGAGCAGACGCAGGGGCACTAGAAGAGGCAAAGCATTATGTTCAAAGTGTAGCTACAGGGAAACTACCATTCTTGCTGACATCATGCTGCCCATCATGGTCTATGCTTGGAAAGAAATATTTTCCAGAGGTGATCGATGAAATTTCTAATGCACTAACACCAATGGTAGCAACGGCAAGAGCGGCAAGGATTACATCTCCAAATGCAAAAATTGTTTTTGTAGGGCCATGTGTTGCCAAAAAGTTAGAAGCATCCAGACGGACAGTGCGAAGTGAGGTCGATTTTGTGATCACATTTGAAGAACTGGCTGGAATGTTTGATGCGAAAGAAATTGATTTTAACACATATGAAAAAGAAGAAGAGTTAAATGATGCCTTTGGAGCAGGACGTGGGTATGCGGTTGCGAGCGGAGTAGCTGGAGCGATCAAGGCATGTATTGATGAATACTATCCTGGAACAGAAGTAAAGATCGATCATGTGGAAGGACTCGCAGAGTGTAAGAAGATGCTTCTACAGGCGAAAGCAGGGAAGAAAAAGGGCTATCTGATCGAAGGAATGGGATGTCCAGGTGGATGTGTTGCAGGAGCCGGAACTAATATACCTGTTGTGAAAGCACAAATTCAGGTTAAGAAATTTGTAAAAGAAGCGGAAGATTTTGTACCTCCAGAAACTGCACAATATTAA
- a CDS encoding FtsK/SpoIIIE family DNA translocase, with translation MYTKCIQREVTISMATKKTRKRKTSSAKKRTRTRQKDFAPFYKEIAVLVVFALFIFLFLSNFGICGYIGNSISTFFFGAFGTTHYIIPAVSFILAILLISNDYSSLAVKKTCFAILLLCMVSTIFQMIYNIEVRDAYSAFVFSGRTHRGGGYLGALICSILYKELGGAGSVLVVLLISVISLILVTERSLLSFLKKAVDFFTVEGYEEDIEERLAKKKRKAKEVSKEDKETAPRKKRSMHIPDLRSGRPKPSQASPMPPMEPEEKTKQTPIQKDFDDLIVQEETDKEPKEIFEPVQPNASKKSFVNKDKNTPSKPVEILPQVRTKEGDYKFPPVSLLEKGKKTAGNNKEELRQTAQKLQKTLEDFGVHVTITNISCGPSVTQFELHPEQGVKVSKIVNLADDIKLNLAAADIRIEAPIPGKSAIGIEVPNKTNQMVMFRELIENQEFAQARSKIAFAVGKNLAGQVIVSDISKMPHLLIAGATGSGKSVCINTLIMSILYKATPDEVKLIMIDPKVVELSAYQGIPHLLIPVVTDPKQASSALNWAVMEMGERYKKFAEVNVRNLTGYNEKVEESIKNGMEGEDFKKLPQIVIIVDELADLMMVAPGEVEDAIVRLSQLARAAGIHLVIATQRPSVNVITGLIKANVPSRIAFSVSSGVDSRTIIDMNGAEKLLGKGDMLFYPSGYQKPIRVQGAFVSDEEVSKVVEFLKEENNAEDSYGADIQEKIQTAAVKAATSQERDEYFEKAAEFIIDKDKASIASLQRVFKIGFNRAARLMDQLCEAGIVGEEEGTKPRKVLMSEEQFEQYKEDYL, from the coding sequence ATGTATACAAAATGTATACAAAGAGAGGTAACAATTTCTATGGCAACAAAGAAGACAAGAAAGAGGAAGACATCTTCTGCAAAGAAACGGACACGCACAAGACAAAAAGATTTTGCACCGTTTTATAAAGAGATTGCAGTATTAGTTGTTTTTGCTCTTTTCATTTTTTTATTTTTAAGTAATTTTGGAATATGCGGATACATAGGAAACAGCATCAGTACATTTTTCTTTGGAGCGTTTGGAACGACTCATTACATCATTCCGGCGGTAAGCTTTATTCTGGCAATTTTATTGATCTCCAATGATTACAGCAGTCTTGCAGTGAAGAAGACATGTTTTGCGATCCTGCTGTTATGTATGGTATCCACAATTTTTCAGATGATATATAATATAGAAGTAAGAGATGCTTATTCAGCCTTTGTATTTAGTGGAAGAACCCACAGAGGAGGCGGGTATCTGGGTGCATTGATCTGTTCAATCCTTTATAAGGAACTGGGAGGGGCAGGAAGTGTTTTGGTTGTTTTATTGATTTCTGTAATCTCATTGATCCTTGTAACAGAGAGATCCTTACTTTCTTTCCTTAAGAAAGCAGTTGATTTCTTTACAGTAGAAGGATATGAAGAAGATATAGAAGAACGACTAGCGAAGAAGAAACGAAAAGCAAAAGAGGTGTCCAAAGAGGATAAAGAAACAGCACCGAGAAAGAAACGATCGATGCATATTCCGGATTTGCGATCTGGAAGACCGAAACCATCACAGGCATCTCCAATGCCTCCTATGGAACCAGAAGAGAAAACAAAACAAACACCGATACAGAAGGATTTTGATGATCTGATCGTTCAAGAAGAAACAGACAAAGAACCAAAAGAAATATTTGAACCAGTACAGCCGAATGCATCGAAGAAATCTTTTGTGAATAAGGATAAGAATACACCATCGAAACCAGTGGAGATTCTTCCGCAGGTTCGGACTAAAGAAGGAGATTATAAGTTTCCACCAGTATCTTTATTGGAGAAAGGAAAGAAAACAGCGGGAAATAACAAAGAAGAACTTCGTCAGACTGCACAAAAACTGCAAAAAACATTGGAAGATTTCGGAGTTCATGTTACAATTACCAATATTAGCTGTGGACCATCCGTTACACAGTTTGAATTACATCCAGAACAAGGTGTGAAAGTCAGCAAGATCGTAAATCTTGCGGATGATATTAAGTTAAATCTTGCAGCAGCAGATATTCGAATTGAAGCACCGATTCCAGGTAAATCAGCAATTGGAATCGAAGTTCCGAATAAGACAAACCAGATGGTAATGTTCAGGGAACTGATCGAGAATCAGGAATTTGCACAGGCAAGATCAAAGATTGCATTTGCAGTAGGAAAGAACCTTGCTGGACAGGTGATCGTGTCAGATATTTCCAAGATGCCGCATCTTTTGATCGCAGGAGCAACAGGTTCTGGTAAGTCAGTTTGTATTAATACATTGATCATGAGTATTTTATACAAGGCAACGCCAGATGAAGTGAAACTGATCATGATCGATCCAAAGGTCGTAGAATTAAGTGCATATCAGGGAATTCCACACTTGCTGATTCCGGTCGTTACAGATCCGAAGCAGGCATCCAGTGCGTTAAACTGGGCTGTGATGGAGATGGGAGAGCGATATAAGAAGTTTGCAGAAGTGAATGTAAGAAACTTAACTGGATATAATGAGAAGGTCGAGGAATCGATCAAGAATGGTATGGAAGGGGAAGATTTTAAGAAACTTCCGCAGATCGTTATCATTGTAGATGAGCTTGCGGACCTTATGATGGTTGCACCGGGTGAAGTAGAAGATGCGATCGTGCGCCTGTCACAGCTTGCCAGGGCAGCAGGAATTCATCTGGTGATCGCAACACAGAGACCATCTGTTAACGTCATTACAGGCCTGATCAAAGCGAATGTACCTTCAAGAATTGCATTTTCAGTATCATCAGGAGTCGATTCAAGAACAATTATCGATATGAATGGTGCAGAAAAGTTATTAGGAAAAGGTGATATGCTGTTTTATCCATCTGGATATCAGAAACCAATCCGTGTACAAGGTGCATTTGTCAGTGATGAAGAAGTCAGCAAGGTTGTAGAATTCTTAAAGGAAGAAAATAATGCCGAAGACAGCTATGGTGCAGACATTCAGGAAAAGATTCAGACAGCTGCGGTCAAAGCAGCAACATCGCAGGAAAGGGATGAATATTTTGAAAAAGCAGCTGAGTTTATTATTGACAAAGACAAGGCTTCGATCGCAAGTCTTCAAAGAGTCTTTAAGATTGGATTTAACCGTGCAGCCAGACTAATGGATCAGTTATGCGAAGCAGGAATCGTCGGAGAAGAAGAAGGAACCAAGCCAAGGAAAGTTCTTATGAGCGAAGAACAATTTGAACAATACAAAGAAGATTATCTATAG